One genomic segment of Mobula hypostoma chromosome 2, sMobHyp1.1, whole genome shotgun sequence includes these proteins:
- the LOC134336624 gene encoding stathmin-3-like isoform X2 has translation MSSTIAAYKEKMKELSMLSLICSCFYTQPHPNTINKFGDMEVKSINKRASGQAFEVILKPQSTDLSPEQPITPKKKDISLEKLQNQLDAAEDRRKTQEMQLLQQLAEKQQHRRIVLHRAIVDNCNFISTTERKLNQKMEACNENRKAHIAALKDRLREKERHAAEVRRNKLLREELSG, from the exons CCTACAaggagaaaatgaaggagctgtCAATGCTCTCCCTGATCTGCTCCTGCTTCTATACTCAACCACATCCCAATACAATCAACAAATTTGGAG ATATGGAAGTGAAATCAATTAATAAGCGTGCCTCTGGACAGGCTTTTGAAGTGATTCTGAAACCACAATCCACTGATCTGTCACCTGAGCAACCCATCACACCaaagaagaaggacatctctttgGAGAAACTGCAGAACCAGCTGGATGCTGCTGAGGATAGGAGAAAG ACCCAAGAGATGCAACTTTTGCAGCAACTGGCAGAGAAGCAACAGCACAGGCGCATTGTGCTACACAGGGCAATTGTGGATAACTGTAACTTCATCTCAACGACCGAAAGGAAGTTAAATCAGAAAATGGAAGCTTGTAATGAAAATCGCAAAGCGCATATAGCTGCCCTCAAGGATCGTCTGCGTGAGAAG GAAAGGCATGCAGCTGAGGTCCGTAGAAACAAGCTGCTACGAGAGgaactttctggctaa
- the LOC134336624 gene encoding stathmin-3-like isoform X1: MSSTIAAYKEKMKELSMLSLICSCFYTQPHPNTINKFGEIQRGNRPFRPNKETGAPGENSHRQGRMYKLLTDSSGNCSKVQSFKDMEVKSINKRASGQAFEVILKPQSTDLSPEQPITPKKKDISLEKLQNQLDAAEDRRKTQEMQLLQQLAEKQQHRRIVLHRAIVDNCNFISTTERKLNQKMEACNENRKAHIAALKDRLREKERHAAEVRRNKLLREELSG, encoded by the exons CCTACAaggagaaaatgaaggagctgtCAATGCTCTCCCTGATCTGCTCCTGCTTCTATACTCAACCACATCCCAATACAATCAACAAATTTGGAG agatacaacgtggtaataggcccttccgacccaacaaggaaactggagcacctggagaaaactcacacagacaagggagaatgtacaaactccttacagatagcagcgggaattgttcaaaggttcaaagtttcaaag ATATGGAAGTGAAATCAATTAATAAGCGTGCCTCTGGACAGGCTTTTGAAGTGATTCTGAAACCACAATCCACTGATCTGTCACCTGAGCAACCCATCACACCaaagaagaaggacatctctttgGAGAAACTGCAGAACCAGCTGGATGCTGCTGAGGATAGGAGAAAG ACCCAAGAGATGCAACTTTTGCAGCAACTGGCAGAGAAGCAACAGCACAGGCGCATTGTGCTACACAGGGCAATTGTGGATAACTGTAACTTCATCTCAACGACCGAAAGGAAGTTAAATCAGAAAATGGAAGCTTGTAATGAAAATCGCAAAGCGCATATAGCTGCCCTCAAGGATCGTCTGCGTGAGAAG GAAAGGCATGCAGCTGAGGTCCGTAGAAACAAGCTGCTACGAGAGgaactttctggctaa